CCTACATAAATGTTAAAGTCATAAGGATTACTCCAACGATTTCTATATCGATACATAAAACCTTGGGTTTTTTCATCTGCGTAAAAATCGGGGTCTAACTTATTCAGAAGTGCAAGTAGACGAATATTTACATCATCTGGTCCACCCAATACTTCTACAGTCTCTCCAGCAAAAATCGATTTTGGAGAAAAACATATCAGGAATAAAAATAACAAAGCATAAGTTATGCGAATATTTAATTTCAATTTTAATAAATTCATGATTGGACCACTGGTAATTGAAGATAAGCATTGATCAATCCTAATGAATTGTAAGTAGCATGGCAAGCCATCGCAATCCAAAGATTTCCTGTTTTAATGTACAAATAACCAAAAAACATTCCGACTCCACAAATGATGAAAGGAATGGCAATGGAAGTGCCTTCTCCATAATGTAACCAACCAAATAATAAGGATACAATGAGTAGGCCTTCTTGGGTTAATCCTTTATCAATGAAAGCTTTCAGTAAAAAACCTCTAAAAAAGATTTCTTCTAAAATTCCAGTAATGATACCAACAACATAAATGCCCCAAGCAAGTAGGTAACCGTTTCCATGTATGGCTTCGTATAATTTTTTTGCAAAAACACCCGACTCTAATGGAACCGATAATTTTTCAAGAATTACACCAAATACAACCACTACAAAAAAACATATGAAACCGTTTGTGATCCCTCGTAATAAAATTGGAATCGAAAGTTCGTCTTGTAAGTTTGTGACAGGAATTTGTAGTACTTTTTTGTATAACAAATAACCAAGTCCCACATAACATAAAAACCATGGAACTGAATGTCCTAACAAGTAATAAGGTTTTTCAGTGAAAACAATTTCATAGAATTCACTCAGTAATGTGTTTGGATTTTCGGTTATCTCTTTTTGAAATTGGTCCTTGATCGGACCTACTACTTTTTGGTATTCCGCCAAAAGTCCTGAAAAATCTAACTTACCTTCAGAATACTCTTCATATAAAGGAAGGATTTGTTCTTCTGGAATTCTGTGGTTTAAGACCGAATGGTTTACAAAAGCCAAAAAGAATACGGAATAAAAAAAGGAACAAACATAAACGAGACCCAAAGAGTAGGCAGTGAGCCTAAAGATCTCAAAAAATCGATTCTGCATCTGCCTTACAGTTCCTCAATTTCGGCAAGAATCGTCATCGTTTTTTTGAGATATGGTCGATAATCATTTTAGAAGATTATGTCTAATCGCCTTGTTTTTCTGAAATGGACAGTGATTTGGATCGGTTTTGGAGCCGCTACCAATCTATTTCCAGGGCCACTCACATTGGCAAACCTTGAATATTCGAATCCATCTTTAAAAAACCTCCGTTCCGAAATCAAAGAAAACCTAAGAATTTCAAAATCAGGTACGAAACAAGAAATCCTAATCCCACTTAAGTATTATGAATACAAGGTGCAAAAGGAAGATAACTTTTTTAAAATCATGGCAAGAACAGGAATGGATTTAGAAACCTTATCTTCCGTGAACGAACTCAGTTCCCCTCATGATTTATCGCAAGGGATGATCCTTGAAATTCCTAATATGCGCGGAACATTCCATCCAGAAGAAACGGATGGTAGTGAAAAAACAAAATTGATTTTAGCTGAAAAATACCAAATAGATGCCAACAAATTACAATATGATTCCGAACGAGGTAAGTGGTTTTTGCCTGGGATCTCAATGGGGAAATCAGAAAAATCTTTCTTTTACGGATTTGGATTTCAGTTTCCTTTAACAGCCGCAATCATCTCATCCAACTTTGGAAAACGATTAGATCCTTTTACTAAAAAAGAAACTTTTCATGGTGGTCTGGATATGGCCGCCAAACAAGGATCAGACGTATTTTCTTCTATGGATGGAGAAGTTAGTTTTGTAGGTACACAAGGTGGGTACGGTAATCTAATTATTATTAAACATATTTTAGGTTACGAAACGAGATATGGACATCTTTTAAACTTTGTTGTAAAACGAGGACAACGAGTCAAAAAAGGCGAAAAAATTGGTGAAGTTGGTCAAACAGGTAGAGCGACCGGTCCACATTTACATTTTGAAATTAGAAGAAATTCAAAAAGAGAAAGACCTATTTTTCGATCTCATTAAAAAAAGATTTTACGATCTATCTTGAGTGTGTTACTTCTTGGATTCAATGGACTTTGAAATTCCCCAAGAAGTTGAATCACTTCGTAAAAACATCCAATCTTTCATAGCAGAAGAAATCATTCCTCTGGAAAAACATTATGATTATGAAAAAGGTCGAATGCCAGAGGACATCAACCAACAAGCACGTGCTAAAGTAAAATCAGCAGGTTTTTGGACACCTCACCTACCCAAATCAGAAGGTGGATTAGGTTTAGATTTAATTGGAACTTGTATTATCTTTAGTGAACTTGGTCGTTCTCCCATTGCTCCTTATATATTTAATTGTGATGCACCTGATGAAGGCAATATGCATTTGTTATCCCTTGCCGCATCCGAAAAACAAAAAGAATTAATTTTACATCCTCTCATCAAAGGAGAACTTCGCACTGGATTTGCAATGACTGAACCTTCACCTGGTGCAGGATCTGATCCCACTTCTTTGCAAACCAATGCTGAAAAACAAGGTGATAGATACATCCTCAATGGACGTAAGTGGTATTGCACTGGAGCCAATGGAGCGAAGTACCTCATCGTAATGGCGAAAGTTAATGGAAGTTTTCGCAAAACTACAATGTTTCTTGTGCCAACTGATGCGAAAGGTTATACTATGTTACGTGAGATAGAACTAATGGGGTCTCACGGTCCAGGTGGGCATTGTGAACTCAATTTTGAAAATGTAGAAGTTCCTGAAGATATGGTTTTAGGTAGAGTCGGCGAAGGTTTTCGTTTATCACAGGAAAGATTGGGTCCAGCTCGCCTCACCCATTGCATGAGATGGACTGGGATGGCAAGAAGAGCACTTTCGATTGCTCGAAGTTATGCGAAAGAAAGAGAAGTTTTTAGTGCAAGAATCGCAGATCACCAAGGAATCCAGTGGATGTTTGCAGAACGTGCTACTGAGATCGAGATGGCATTTTTATTAACACTGAAAGCTGCTTGGTTATTAAAAAAGGGTAAGGATGCAAGACAGGAAACTTCCATGGCAAAATGGAAAGTGAGTGAGTCGTTGTGTAATACAATCGACATGGCGATTCAAATTTGTGGTGGAAAAGGATATTCGAGAGACTTACCACTCGAATTGTTTTATCGAGATGCACGCGCAGCAAGAATTGCAGATGGTCCTTCCGAAGTTCATAAAATGGTCATTGGTCGCAATTATGTATCTGAAAAATGGGATTTTTAAAGATTCATGGATATTAAAGAACTGCAAGAGAAGGTAGAACTTCACCTAACTTCCGTATGGAAAGAACCAGTTAAGATTACTGAAATTTTCCATCTGAGTGGAGGAGCTTGCCAAGATAATTATGCTTTGGATATACAATCCAATACTGCTAAAAAATCACTTGTCCTTCGCACAGATAAGGGGGGAAGTTTACTTTCTTCATTATCGAAACGGGATGAATTTAAAGTAGCGGAACTTGTTTACAATGCAGGAGTCAAAACTCCAACACCAGTTTATTTAGAAGAACAAACTTCAATTATAGGAACTCCTTTTTTCCTAATGGAAAAAATTGCCGGAAAAGCAACAGGTCGTTACATCACAAAAGATAAAGAATTAGATTCCTATCGTAAAACAAAAATGGTTTCTGATTTAGCTTCAAATCTTGCAAAACTTCATACAGTACTTCCAGAATCTGTAAAAGAAGAAGATCTAAAACAAAAACTCAAGTTAGTCACTAGAGAAAATTACATTCGTGAAGCAATTATCGATTTAAGACAGTCATTAGACGATTTACCAGAAGCTCATCCCGCGATTGAATTATGCCTCAATTGGATGGAGTCACATGCACCAAACATTGATAAAATTGTTTTAGTACATGGAGATTTTCGAACTGGAAATTTTATGATGAATGCTGATGGTCTTCAAGGAATCTTAGATTTTGAATTTGCCCACTTTGGAGATCGACACGAAGACATCGCTTGGTTGTGTATGCGAGATTGGAGGTTTGGTCGACTCAATAAAGAAGTAGGTGGATTCGGCGATCGAAAGGATTTTTATCAAGAATACGAACTTACTTCTGGTATCAAGGTTGATCCATATAAAGTTTCCTATTGGGAAATCATGGGAAATATTCGTTGGGCCATAGGAAGTGCTCAACAAGCTGAAAGGCATTTATCAGGCAAAGACAAAGGAATCGAACTTGCTTCCATCGGAAGAAGGACAGCGGAAATGGAATGGGAAGCAATGCGTCTTATAGAGGAATTAGAAAATGCAGTATAGACCTGATACAAAAGAACTACTTTCTGCCATCCAAGAATTTATGATGAAAGAATTATTACCAAAACTAGAAGGTGATGATTTATTATCATATAAAACATTAGTTTCATGGAATATGTTAGGTGTCATTGCAAGGGAAATCGAAAATTCAGAATATACCAATCTTTGGGCGGAAATTTTAAATCAGAAATTTCTAATTTCAGATTTGGAATCCAAATATAATTTAGAAAATTTTCAAAAACTTACAAAAAGAGAAAAACACCAAATTATTTACAATTGGAATCAAAGTTTAGCCCAAACAATTCGAAACCAATCAAACCAGACGAATTCAAAACACAATTCTCCTAATATTGACACCTCTCCAAAGGGAAAGATATGGAATTTGGTCAAATTACAATTAAAAGAAAACTTATCTGTCTCCAATCCGAGGTTCCAAGTATAGATGTCGTATTTATATTTAGTTCGTCATGGTCAAGCGGATAGACTTGGGAAAAATTACGACCAACTAACAGAACTAGGTTGGAAACAAGCTAATCTATTAGGGGAATATTTTAAACACCAAAGAATTGAATTTGATTCTGTTTATACTGGAACGTTAAACAGGCAAAAACAAACTGCTGAAGGAATTATCAAAAGTTTTACCAAGGATCAATTTTGTATCCCAGATCCGATTGAAAATTCAGCTTGGGATGAATTTGATTCAAGGATGTGGTTAGGAATTGCTGCTAAAATCCGAAATGCGAATCCTTCATTTGCAAAATTGTATGAAGCATATAAAATTGCATGGGAAGAGGGAAAAGAAGAGACTAGGCATTATTTTCAGGAGCTCATACAATTGGTATTAGCTGATTGGGTAAATGGAGTTTGGGGTTCGATCGAACCGTATACATTTGAAGAATATGTTGAAAAGGTATCGAAAGGTCCATTCCAAATCCCTATTGATGTAAAAAGTACCCTTGTAATTTCTTCAAGTACTCCCATAGCCATTATGATGGGATTATCTTGCAAAATGGATTATAAAGAATTTCCTATTTTTATGAAATCGATTTTAAATTCTTCTTTAAGTGTGTTTCGTCGAGAAAACAATCATTGGGAACCTGTAAGTTGGAATGGAACTCCCCATTTACAACATCCAGATCTGATTACAATTGTTTAACAAACAAATTTGTTTATGGTTGGGTAAAGGAAGACAATAACTTAACTCTATTTTTTGCCTTTTGTCCCCAACCTGATCTTGGATAATTTTTATACAAATGATCCATTGCGGCTAGTTCTTCTTCATTTGTTTTGCTATAACGAACTGAAATTTTTGGCTCTTCTTGGAATTTAAAATCAACTGTTACATGAAAACTTCCCATAAACACAACAGTACCTGGTAGTAAATCTACTCTCGATTTCCGAATCTCTTCTGGATCAAAATCAATGTCGATTTTATTTGGTTGTTTTGTGCTACTAAAAGCAAAATCTGAAGCACCACGGTTGAGTAAATGGACTGCATCAAAAATTTCGTATTGGCCTTCTTTTAGGTTTTGAAAGTAATAATAATGTTCTGAACTTTCATTGTATTCGATTGACTTTTCACCTTTTCTTAAAGTCACTTTTTGAAATCTTGGGTCAATCAATTCATCTAGTATCATTTCATCTTTAACAATCGTCATATGGACAATAATCAAACTACTTTGAGAATTTTTAGGACCAAAACTAGAGCACTCGGGAAACAAATAAGTAACCAAAAGTAAAATTAAAAACTTACGAAATATTCCCGAAGAAAACGATTCCCATTTTGAGATTGGTTTTTTATCCGGGAATAAATCGTTATCAGAATTTCGATCTGATGGATTTGGATGTTCCGAGTTTGAGCTCATATCAATCTAGGTCCTTAGCCCATTGGGTATTGAATTTTTTTGGATACAGCATTAATTTCGGATAATATTTCATCAGATAAAATGACATCTGTAGCTTTTAATGATTCTTCAAGTTGTTCCACGGTATTCGCACCAAT
The sequence above is a segment of the Leptospira levettii genome. Coding sequences within it:
- a CDS encoding CPBP family intramembrane glutamic endopeptidase, which produces MQNRFFEIFRLTAYSLGLVYVCSFFYSVFFLAFVNHSVLNHRIPEEQILPLYEEYSEGKLDFSGLLAEYQKVVGPIKDQFQKEITENPNTLLSEFYEIVFTEKPYYLLGHSVPWFLCYVGLGYLLYKKVLQIPVTNLQDELSIPILLRGITNGFICFFVVVVFGVILEKLSVPLESGVFAKKLYEAIHGNGYLLAWGIYVVGIITGILEEIFFRGFLLKAFIDKGLTQEGLLIVSLLFGWLHYGEGTSIAIPFIICGVGMFFGYLYIKTGNLWIAMACHATYNSLGLINAYLQLPVVQS
- a CDS encoding peptidoglycan DD-metalloendopeptidase family protein gives rise to the protein MSNRLVFLKWTVIWIGFGAATNLFPGPLTLANLEYSNPSLKNLRSEIKENLRISKSGTKQEILIPLKYYEYKVQKEDNFFKIMARTGMDLETLSSVNELSSPHDLSQGMILEIPNMRGTFHPEETDGSEKTKLILAEKYQIDANKLQYDSERGKWFLPGISMGKSEKSFFYGFGFQFPLTAAIISSNFGKRLDPFTKKETFHGGLDMAAKQGSDVFSSMDGEVSFVGTQGGYGNLIIIKHILGYETRYGHLLNFVVKRGQRVKKGEKIGEVGQTGRATGPHLHFEIRRNSKRERPIFRSH
- a CDS encoding acyl-CoA dehydrogenase family protein, giving the protein MDFEIPQEVESLRKNIQSFIAEEIIPLEKHYDYEKGRMPEDINQQARAKVKSAGFWTPHLPKSEGGLGLDLIGTCIIFSELGRSPIAPYIFNCDAPDEGNMHLLSLAASEKQKELILHPLIKGELRTGFAMTEPSPGAGSDPTSLQTNAEKQGDRYILNGRKWYCTGANGAKYLIVMAKVNGSFRKTTMFLVPTDAKGYTMLREIELMGSHGPGGHCELNFENVEVPEDMVLGRVGEGFRLSQERLGPARLTHCMRWTGMARRALSIARSYAKEREVFSARIADHQGIQWMFAERATEIEMAFLLTLKAAWLLKKGKDARQETSMAKWKVSESLCNTIDMAIQICGGKGYSRDLPLELFYRDARAARIADGPSEVHKMVIGRNYVSEKWDF
- a CDS encoding phosphotransferase family protein, producing the protein MDIKELQEKVELHLTSVWKEPVKITEIFHLSGGACQDNYALDIQSNTAKKSLVLRTDKGGSLLSSLSKRDEFKVAELVYNAGVKTPTPVYLEEQTSIIGTPFFLMEKIAGKATGRYITKDKELDSYRKTKMVSDLASNLAKLHTVLPESVKEEDLKQKLKLVTRENYIREAIIDLRQSLDDLPEAHPAIELCLNWMESHAPNIDKIVLVHGDFRTGNFMMNADGLQGILDFEFAHFGDRHEDIAWLCMRDWRFGRLNKEVGGFGDRKDFYQEYELTSGIKVDPYKVSYWEIMGNIRWAIGSAQQAERHLSGKDKGIELASIGRRTAEMEWEAMRLIEELENAV
- a CDS encoding histidine phosphatase family protein; the encoded protein is MSYLYLVRHGQADRLGKNYDQLTELGWKQANLLGEYFKHQRIEFDSVYTGTLNRQKQTAEGIIKSFTKDQFCIPDPIENSAWDEFDSRMWLGIAAKIRNANPSFAKLYEAYKIAWEEGKEETRHYFQELIQLVLADWVNGVWGSIEPYTFEEYVEKVSKGPFQIPIDVKSTLVISSSTPIAIMMGLSCKMDYKEFPIFMKSILNSSLSVFRRENNHWEPVSWNGTPHLQHPDLITIV